In Desulfovibrio sp. TomC, the following proteins share a genomic window:
- a CDS encoding ferredoxin encodes MGYRVIVDTQKCIGDGECVDVCPVEVYEMQDGKAVAVNMEECLGCESCVEVCDQNALIVEEE; translated from the coding sequence ATGGGATATCGCGTCATTGTCGACACGCAAAAATGCATTGGCGACGGCGAATGCGTCGACGTGTGTCCGGTGGAAGTCTATGAGATGCAAGACGGCAAGGCCGTGGCCGTCAACATGGAAGAATGCCTGGGCTGCGAATCCTGCGTCGAGGTCTGCGACCAGAACGCCCTCATCGTTGAAGAAGAATAA
- a CDS encoding glycosyltransferase — MGKLTYLRPRRGDIQPVLVLLTSHRLDCFLVCIRCLERYTDLTRFKRIYVVANAPTPEHQAMARGFTARHSNVTLIERGPRGLVPAVHSVQNEILAAHFDDVIIKIDEDLFVTPHWLEHLIDGYLDHAERPDVPLVMPLVPISPPGRHVLNRFLRLSYPSERSMFVGPPIEENWVYHRWMWEKLIHENLADVYLHDAPPKYSYVGYLTINCVIFDQRIMRLVLPFPTTRVAGQTTSDEKAFNLALSAGKMKVAVLGRSLAHHYSFSKCEAYLRSHMPLERIWRFMQGLPDAPVITRRSRTPAMPGDLKLLKVGG, encoded by the coding sequence ATGGGCAAGTTAACCTATTTACGACCGCGACGCGGCGATATTCAACCGGTTCTCGTGTTGCTCACCTCGCACAGGCTCGATTGCTTTCTCGTCTGCATCAGATGCCTGGAGCGCTACACCGATCTTACCCGCTTCAAGCGTATTTATGTGGTGGCCAATGCGCCGACCCCGGAGCATCAGGCCATGGCCCGGGGTTTTACCGCCCGCCACTCCAACGTCACCCTTATCGAACGGGGGCCGCGCGGTCTCGTGCCGGCTGTGCACAGCGTGCAAAACGAGATATTGGCCGCCCATTTCGATGATGTGATCATCAAGATTGATGAAGACCTGTTCGTCACGCCCCACTGGCTCGAACACCTCATTGACGGCTATCTCGACCATGCCGAGCGTCCCGACGTGCCGCTGGTCATGCCGCTTGTTCCGATCAGCCCGCCCGGACGCCACGTTTTAAACCGCTTCCTGCGCCTGTCCTATCCTTCCGAGCGTTCGATGTTTGTCGGTCCGCCGATTGAGGAGAACTGGGTCTATCACCGCTGGATGTGGGAAAAGCTCATCCACGAGAATCTGGCCGACGTCTATCTGCACGACGCGCCGCCCAAGTATTCCTACGTGGGCTACCTGACCATCAACTGCGTCATTTTCGATCAGCGCATCATGCGGCTCGTGCTGCCGTTTCCCACCACCCGGGTGGCCGGCCAGACCACGTCGGACGAAAAGGCCTTCAATCTGGCCTTAAGCGCCGGCAAGATGAAGGTGGCCGTGCTTGGGCGCAGTCTTGCCCACCACTATAGTTTTTCCAAGTGCGAGGCCTACCTGCGCTCCCATATGCCGCTGGAACGGATCTGGCGTTTCATGCAGGGCCTGCCCGATGCCCCGGTGATCACCCGGCGAAGCCGCACTCCGGCCATGCCCGGCGACCTGAAGCTTCTCAAGGTGGGCGGCTAG